Part of the Cetobacterium ceti genome is shown below.
CAGTTTCTATTCATACAAGGGATGCAATGGAAGATACAGTAAAAATTTTAAAAGAATTTCCAGATATAAAAGGAGTTATTCATTGTTATCCTGGATCTGTGGAAACAGCTAAGGAGTTAATAGATAGATTTTATTTAGGAATTGGTGGGGCACTAACATTTAAAAATGCAAAAAAATTAGTAAATGTGGTAAAAGAGATTCCTTTAGATAGATTGGTTTTAGAAACTGATTGTCCTTATATGGCTCCTGAACCTAATAGAGGAAAGAGAAATGAACCTATATATGTAAAGTTTGTAGGGGAAAAAATAGCAGAAATTAAAGGAATATCCTATGAAGAGGTTGCAAAAGTAACAACTGAAAATGCCAAAAGATTATATTCTATTGGAGATAGATAATGAAGCTAATTGGATTAGGAAATGATATTATAGAGATTTCTAGAATAGAGAAGGCTATTTCTAAAAATGGTTTTATAGAAAAGGTATTTTCTAGTGAAGAAATTGAAGTGATAAAAAGCAAGGGAAATAGAAGTGAAAGTTATGGAGGGAGATTTGCAGCTAAGGAAGCTATATCTAAAGCTCTAGGAACTGGTGTAAGAAATTTTAAATTAGTTGATATTGTTATTTTAAATGACTCCCTAGGGAAACCCTATGTAATATTTAAAAATAATCTTGAAAAGTATATGAAAAATTATATAATAGAGATTTCAATTTCCCATTGTAAGGAGTATGCAACTGCTGTGGCGATAA
Proteins encoded:
- a CDS encoding TatD family hydrolase, translating into MKLVDTHCHIDNEKFNEDRIEVIKRIEENLEFAVNIGYDLESSRRTLRLTRVYDCIYGTVGFHPTDISKYTEEAEKELEDMAREEKIVAIGEIGLDYYWMEDPKEKQQEIFRRQLKLAQKLNMPVSIHTRDAMEDTVKILKEFPDIKGVIHCYPGSVETAKELIDRFYLGIGGALTFKNAKKLVNVVKEIPLDRLVLETDCPYMAPEPNRGKRNEPIYVKFVGEKIAEIKGISYEEVAKVTTENAKRLYSIGDR
- the acpS gene encoding holo-ACP synthase, giving the protein MKLIGLGNDIIEISRIEKAISKNGFIEKVFSSEEIEVIKSKGNRSESYGGRFAAKEAISKALGTGVRNFKLVDIVILNDSLGKPYVIFKNNLEKYMKNYIIEISISHCKEYATAVAIIFAKGE